The Thermothelomyces thermophilus ATCC 42464 chromosome 6, complete sequence DNA segment GGTTGAAAGGATGTTTGGGAGAGACTGCTCACAATCATCTCGCTGGTCTTGCCGCCCGGAATACGGATGCCCTTGCGCTTGATCACCTGCACATAGTGCAGGCCGCTAAGAATTTCGTGCTGAACTTTGAACTGCGCGCTCATGGTGAAGGTGGCACCCTCCTTGATTTTGAAGGGCTGCTTCTTGAGGTTCTCGAGGCTACCGGGAGCGGTAAGGTCGATCACAACTGGGTCGCGACCGGGCGACTCCATAGTAAGCGACTGGATGATGCAGACGCGCGGGTCGTTGGGGTCCGAGAGATCCTTCTCGGCGAGGCCGAGAGACCTCTTGTAGCGCTGAAGAGACTCATCGTTCTCATCTGAAGTGTCATCGTTGTCAGTCTCGCCACTCTGAGTATCGGCTTCATCCTCCGCCTCGCTCTCCTCCGGACAATCGTGAGGATAAGGAGAACGGCATCGCACGGGACGAGGTGCCATGGCATTCTCGCGAAAGGCCCGGAACTCAACACCCTGAAAATCAGGCTCGCGGAAGCTGACTTTGCGGCCAGAGGACATCTTGTCTCTTCACTTTGGTCAAGGACAGGTCGTTGAACGGTTGTTAAAAGGGGGGGAAGTGGGGAAAGAAAGCAAGGCGATGCGGCGTGATGTGAATGTCGGGATCGGAAGTTAAAATGAGCGTACTCGCGGTGCGTTATCGCGGGGTTAACTTGGAGCACAAGTGTAAGGAGGACGGGAGGGTTCGATGGAGAGTCGGTCGTTTTGTGGCAGCGGGCTGAATAGGGTTCAAGGCAGCGGTTTAGGCCCTGCCCACGAGTTCAGATAGAATAGCAAGAGGGTCGGGAACAAGCACTCAAGAGTTGACATTCTCCCAACTCAGGCcagggagagaggggggagggTAATGAGTGAGCATTGCTGGTCGGGGCAACATATCGAGAGGGACCACACGCGTGAGCCCCTTGGACACAGGGCCTTCCGAGTTTTGAAACTTCACTGCAATTGCCCATGGAAAATAATGAAACCAGCAATGCAAGCTCAGCTTCCCGCACAACAACTTACCCATCTTATTATACTCAGCCAGACTCTGTTTAGGCTGGGAGAGCTTGTAGCCAGAGGTCGACTCTGGCATCAGGTCCTCGTCTGCGGAAGTCATGATGGGCAATTGATAATAAGTTTAAGCTGCACGCCGTCGATGTTGAGTTCTTGGGGGTGATAACTGGAATATTTCGTTTGTCGGTCGCCTTGCACTGAAAGTCACAAGATTGAAAAGGGGCTTGACGGGTGTTCGCGCGATGACGGGGATGAAGCTTATTTATTTGGGCGGTGATGAGGGGTGGTGGTCGGAGGGGTTCCGCTTGGAGTGCTTGGCCAACCAGCTGCAGCCCGGCCAGACCCCGCCAAACCGTGCATTCGTCACAGATATGGAACGCCCACCATCGGCGGGGGGAAGAAAGAAGGGGGTGAGGCGAGTTCACGATTAGTCTCAGTATACAGACAACATATTAGTCTGCCAGGACCATCGGCACTAAAGCTCTCTCACTTGAGGTCCCCCAACACTGCCTGGCCCGTCTCCGGCTTCGTTGCCCTGCAAATTCATCCAGATAATGGTAGAAGCAATAGCCAGTGGCATTGATACACCCGCTCATACATCAGACCTAGCCTATTTCAAAGAACACCCGGCTGAACATACGTAGTAGCTTAATGACATTCATTTTTTAGGCGCCTGGTAGGTAAGGGGGGCAAGCCGGACCCCTTTCGCTCAAAGAACTGACATTTTCCACATTTGCAATGGCCCGCTGTGTCCCATCATCCCATCGTCGGTGTGTGTCTGGACAGCACAGGTTGAGAAGGCCCAATCGATTCACCGCTCATTCGGCCCCGTATCACGGCCAGGCCGGCCGGGACTGCCCGGCGGCGCTGGGCCTGGCATACACGAAACGGAGCGGCGATTTTCCGACGCGACCAGGGTGGGCAACGTCTGGTCCATCGCCGACGGTCTGGGTGCTTCAACGCGGACAACCCCTTCCCAACGGCGAATATTGCGACGCCAATGTGTAGATGATATCGCTGACAATGCAACACAGTCCTTAAGGACCGTCGCGGTCACTGTGGAAATACGCTAGATGGCAGTAGTCTGCAGTCCTTTCTCCCAAGAAGACGTGGCAATTCAATCGCTGCCCAATCAACGAATCTGGGAGGAGAATGAAGCCTTACCAGTTGTTCAGGTTTCACACCCCGCAGTTCGAGCAATCGAACGCTGAACGCGGGAACGAGGAAGGTGCCTGCACACGTGAAGTAAACGTACCGCGTAGTGTATCCGCACACCTCAGCAACGGATTACATGCCGAGTCTCGCTTTACCACCTTGAGAATGGGAGCAGCCGCCTCCCCATTGCGGACACTCTTTTGAGCATGGGCAGGGCTGCACGAACACAATTCGCTGCCCGGGGCATGATCTCCCGCGAAGAAAGTCGGCATCCTGGTCGTTCCCCTGGTGAGCGCGCTGTTGGAACCCCAACCCTTCCGGGCATGTGGAGACAGAATCAATCAACGCACCCAATCATAGCGCTCTTTCTCTCATCCCCGCTGGCACTTGTGGTCTGTGCCTTTCCACTCAACACGCGAGACCTCCCCCTGTGCTCCCCACAGCTCGAGTCGCGCAGACGAGCCGGCCAGTTGGTCCTTCGCCTGGGCAACCCCCAGACTCCCTTCTCTGGTCTGTCAATTCCTAAGAACAGATTACAGATTGCGCCCAGTCCAGGAGTCGGTCGCAGAAAGTGTCCATATCGCTGCGCCGCCACCGTACCTCCCCGCCGCCGACTCTGCATCATACGCATCATCTGCATACCCCTCCTGACATCATTCTGTTCATCTTCCAGTTTTCTCGCTAACGCTTATCCCCGCGACAACGGCGCTACCTGACGGCCCCTGCGGCTCCGCGCAAATATTTCCCGGTCGCCCGCCGCGCTCACGAACGCGCACAAGTCGCCCGAGTCGCGCGATTAATTCGTCTTCTTTTTCTGGAAAAGGGCATCTGGATATCATGGCGCCAAACAGACATCTCCCCGAACGACACAATCCTCTTCTGCTTGAAGATGTGCCGCCTCGTGCGTCTATCCGTCTTCTTCCCCTTAGACCTGCCACGTaactaacccgtttccttgCAGATAGCGAACTCGTCGCCCGTCGGCGGCTCGGGCAGACACAGCTAACGGCACGCATGGTCGCTGGGGTTCCCGCTGGAGACATCCACCCGTCGGCGCTTGGCGCGTTCGATTACGCGCATCTGCGCGCTCCATTACCAAAAGGAATCGTGTCTGGCATCTTCaagtcgtcgccgccgagctACTTTTTGATGCGTCGCAGCGAGGACGGATACGTGTCCGCCACCGGCATGTTCAAGGCCACATTTCCCTACGCAacgcaggaggaggaagaagcggAGCGCAAGTACATCAAGTCGCTCCCGTCCACGAGCCCCGAGGAGACAGCCGGGAACGTGTGGATTCCTCCTGAGCAAGCCTTGATCTTGGCCGAGGAGTACCAGATCCTGCCTTGGATCCGCGCGCTGCTCGATCCCGCCGATATCGCGACAACTACCGGCGCGGACAGCGGTCCTCCCAAAAAGATTACCGCGCCGCCCAAGTTCTTCTCCGGCCAACCCACGCTTGCCCCGCCCACGCCGAGCACCTCGCGCACCTCGCGCAGCCGCCGCTCTGCCAGCCCGGCCAAGTCGACTGCCAGCAAACGCGCGATTGCCAGCCCGCGGAAGCGCCGCGGTGCCTCATCGCAGCCGTCCGTTGTCACCGACAGCCTGCCGTCTAGCACCGGAGACTCGGTTTCGCCTACCCTTGTCAACGGGGAGACGCCGAACCAGTCGCAGCTCTCGACCGCGTCAACGTCCAAGGTGGCAAAGGTCGAGGAGGCTCCGGAAGCCGAGCTCAAGATCGAGTCGATTGAGAAGGAGCCCGCCGTTGTGCTCGAGCCCGTGGAGGAGGGGCCCAAGGTCAAAATCCATCTGGACCAAGATGTCAAGGTAGACAAAGAGGGCGACGAGGTCAAGCACACCAAGGTCGAGCTCGAGGTTCCTCTCTTCGGCGAGCTCCCATCGCCCGAGGACGCGGCCAAGATGGTCGCTGACGCTAAGGCCATGGTGGAAGCTGCAGTCAAGGCCGACAATGAGGCCTCTGGTGCTTCGAGCAGCAAGGGGAAGCGGAAGGCTGATGACATCGCTCAAGATGAGGACGGCGAGGGCaaggaggagggcggcgcTGAGCCACCCAAGTCCAAGAAGGTCAAGACAGAAGCGGAGCTCCGCAAGGAGAAGATTCGCAAGAGGGCCTACTTTGGCCTCACAGCCACGGTTGCCGTGGGCGCTATTGGGTAAGTGATACTCGGAGAGTCATCCATATCCATGTGCTGTGGTGCTGACCTGATGTTTACAGAGCGCTCGTCCCGATACTCACACCTTACGTTATGAACGCTCTATAGCGAAGATCTTGCGTCGTCTGAAGGCAAAAAATACGCCAGAGGACCAAGATTACTCTGTGGCATTTGCCAGGCTCACCGCCCCGCTCACTGTCAATTCAATCATGCTTTAGAGTTGTGGGAGAAGAGTACCGGACTGATGGGTGGAATGTTCCTGCGATTTTCAAACATGCGTCTTCATATTGTCACCCTTCTTTTTATTTCTGCACATACCCCCTGCAGCAATGCCGCGTTCCAACATACGGGAGGGAGAGAGCTCAGGGCCGGGCTAGGTAGCGGGACGCGAGACTCTCGTTAAGGAGAAACCCTCGGATGTGGTCGAGGCCGAAACAGCCAACCTTGGGTCATTTGCGGGCTTAAGTTTGGAAGGCGATGGAGTGTTTGGATGGAGAAGGGCGTTGAGGTGATCAGATACTCCCAGTATCCCCTTGTAATGAATGGACATGGAATCTCCCAACTCCAAATTTCCCGCCGTAGTTGTGCGTCGGTTACATCAATTATCAGAGACAAGAAGCTAAGCTGGTTTTTTTTTGCGATTTGAATCTCGAACGTGAATTTTGCGGAAGCAAGCCTACTGGCGGTCGGCGTGTTTTGTTGCCAGGCTCCACAGGAGAACTGCTCGACCGCGCCAGCTATATTAAGTACAGTACTTCTTGTTCCTGAGGGAAGATAAGTAGCTGGGGCCAAGCCCGATTCGGCTCGTTTCCTCATTTGTTGGGCCGCCCGCAAAAAGCTTTTTCTTGTTCCAGCCGCTTTACCCTTTTGCTTATTCTTCCTCAAAATTTCTTAAAACCTGATTCTGAGAATcactttcttcttcttccctccACGATGTACTTTAATTCTTGAAGATCTCTCCGAGGCAAGGAGAGGAGCGGGAGCTCCCGCCCTTCCCCCTCTATTCCCCATGCTCTCCGCATTGGTCTGGTGACCCGAAGATCGGGCGGACCATGCTCAAATGAGCTGCAGTACCGCCTACGCCCGGCAATGGGCGGCTTTTGGCACTCGGCTGCCCCGCCGCTTGCCCGCGCAGCCGGATCAACAACACCGAGAGAACCCGCCCTCCTGCTGAACTCTGCATCTTCTCCCATCCCACCAACTCACCGGGCTGCGTCGCGACGAGAGAGATTCAGAATGAAGCCTGCCGTGAGGTTATGGAAGCCCGTCCTCCGCGCCCAGCGCCGGGCGTTTTCGTCTTCGGCGCGCAGACTGGACAACTATGCCTTCATCGGTCTGGGGCAAATGGTAAGTCTGTTCTTGTGTGCCATTTCATCCGCGACTTCGTTTGCCCTAACCATTGTATTCTCGGATCAGGGCTACCAGATGGCGAGGAATTTGCAGGCGAAGTTGCCGCCAAGCGACACCATTCGTGTCTTCGACATCAACAAATCGGCGGCGGACAAGCTGGTGCAGGAGATGGCCGCACAACaggccggcggcgcggcTCCGGAGGTGGCACACAGCGCGGCAGACGCAGCAAGGGATGCGGTATGTAGTGATCCCCTCCTTTCTTGTTTGTTGTTCCTATCCATCTGGCTTTTATGATGAGTTTGTTTTCTCAATGACAGTTCTAAGTTGGGCCAGCTCGCCTGGTCTTCCTCGTGATTATTGTTATACAACAAAAGCCAATCCTCTGAGAAGCCCAAGGACCACATTCTGTCTACTTGTACGATGCACGAAGCAGAAGAGAGCTTTGAGTTGACCGAATACCTTTGAACAGGATACGCTTATCACCTGTCTCCCGGAACCGAAACACGTCAAGTCGACATATGACGCTATCATCTCGGCTTTTCAGACAGAACCGAAAAGAGACAAATCCTCGCAGTCCAAATCGCGTCTGTTTATCGATTGTTCTACCATTGACCCTACCTCGTCACGAGAAGTCGCTAATGCCGTGTCCTCGGCCTTCCCCAACGGTGAGGGCGTCTTCGTTGACGCGCCAATGTCGGGTGGTGTTGTTGGGGCGACGGCTGGGACTTTGACCTTCATGTTGGGAGCTCCACAAAGCCTGCTCGGCCGGGTTGAACCTATCCTCCTGCGGATGGGTAAGCGTGTTTTGCATTGCGGGCCACAAGGGGCAGGGTTATCAGCCAAGCTGGCCAACAACTACCTGCTTGCGATTGAGAACATCGCAACAGCAGAGGCCATGAATTTAGGAGTTAAGTGGGGGCTCGATCCCAAGGTCCTCGCCAGCGTTATCAATGTCAGCACCGGAAGGTGCTGGCCAAGCGAGGTCAACAACCCCGTGCCAGGCGTTGTGGaaacggcgccggcgggccGAGACTACGCAGGCGGCTTCGGTATCGGCCTGATGAGAAAAGATTTGAGGCTTGCTATCCTCGCAGCCAAGGAAGCTGGCGCAGAGCTCCCATTAGCGAGCAAGGCGTCGGAAGTTTATGAGGCAGCCGAGTCTGACGAGAAGTGTAAGGGGCGTGATTTTTCGGTGGTTTACCGTTGGCTTGGTGGAAAGGAGTGATCATCAGTTGAGCCCACTGTTGCGCCTTGTTTATCTAGGTTCACCAAACTTGAGCCAAAACACAACCGTTATCCCAGGCCTTGCGACGTTGAGTGAGTGCAAAAGCCGTTCTCCTTGGCAGGGTGGAGCTCGATTGGTCACTTCGCGGGAGTAGGGGAACCGGACCCTGGAGATACCCTCCTTCCCCTCTACCCCACGTTTCTCCAACCTTCCAAAGTTCCATGGCCTCGACCTTTCCGTTTTGCATGCAGCGGGCACACTTTCCTTCAGCACGCGGCCCCGGATTTCGGGAGACACGGGGTCTCACTTCAAGCACACTCAGATGCAGAACAATGTCTCCGAGTCCCTTGTCCAAAACGGTTCGGCCTTCGGTGAAATACACAGTACGGAACAGGTACATATATAATCCGCATATTAATCCAGGCCAGTTCTTTGCTCACCTTCGCTGACGAATTGAGGGACAAGGTGACATTCCACCCCGCGGGGTGCCTCTATTCGGGATCGGTTACGATCCGCCCACCTTTTGACACAACCTCGACTGAACGAGACCCCAATCACCGCGCTCGTCGTGGGAGGCGGCATGTCGCCTGGCTTGTTCAGGGATCTTGGCCCGCCAGTGCGCCGGAGAATTTTCTCGTTTCCGGGTCATGAAGGTTGGGTCGGGGCGATCGCTTAACGGTTTGCCTAACAACGTTGGGTAGTGGCATCTGGGCGGGTAGCATTCCTTCAAAAGACTTCCGGCTCAGACACCCAGACGGATATATTGGACCTTGCCCCGCGAGTATTCGAGCTGTTTTCTTTGGTCCGTTTCGCGCCTGTCCTATCGGATTTTTTTAGTCCCTAAATGCCCTGGACCTTGGATTGGTATTCTTAAGTGTTCAATATCAAGGCAACGACGGCAGTGTTGCTTCAGGTAGCCTTCCGAGTCACCTGTCTGGCAAACCTGACCTTTGGCCCCTCGAACGCACGCTTATGCGCCCGGTCGCTCTTCTGAGGGCTCGTTACATTCCTGATTCGCACTCTTGTCTCGGATCCGTTTAGAGAGCACCAACACAACCATGGACAAAGTAGACCCGTCCATGTTTCCTTCCGACTGGGACCAGGAAGACATTGAGAATGCCATCGCCAATTACTACTATTCCTGCACCCACGTCACACCGACATGCCCCGTCAGGGCCACCACGCTAGGGTACTATCCGAACCGAGGAATCAACATCTTTTTCACGATTGGGTATGCCGCGGCCACAGTGATGACGCTCGCGCTGGGCCTCAAGAAGAAGACATGGAGCTACACCGGGTTTATTGCGGCAGGCTGTGCTCTGGAGCTTGCAGGTGGGTGCAGACAGACCCCCCAACCCGTCTCCTGACTTAGAGCTTGAAAGAGGAAAGACTGTGAAAGGCCAGATCAAGTCAGGTCAGGCCAGGAAAGGAGACAGCTGCGACCACAGAGAAGGGAATATGATCCCGCAAAGGCTTGAAATtcggttgttgttgttgttgttgatgcTGAAACGTAAAACGACCAGGTTATGGCGCCCGCATCCCGCTGACCGACAACCCGTGGAACAAGAACGCCTTCGAGACCCAGATCGTCGCCATCATTCTCGCTCCAACGCTCATCTGCATATCCATCTACCTCACCCTCAAGCATATCTGCTTGGCCTTCAACCCGGCCCTGTCCCGCGTCCGGCCGCACAAGTATCCTTTCATCTTCGTCCCGTTGGACGTGTCCTGCCTCCTGGTGCAGGCCATCGGGGGCTCGCTTGCGGCGAGTGCGGCATTGAGCAATTACAAGTTGGTTCAACATGGGAACCGGTGTATCATCGCCGGGATTGTGCTTCAAGTGGTGGTGTTGAGCTTCTTCGGGGTCTCGGCTGGGGATTACTTTGTGAGGGTAAAGAGGTGGTGAGTCTATCGGAAACAGAGTAGGGCGTTGCGGGAACTGCGTTCACTTACGCAGTGGGCAGGATCAAGTCAACCGAGGCGAGTCCCGAAGCGATTGCGCTATGGCAGGATAAGAAGCTCAGGACATTTGTGTACGCTGTCACAGCGGCGTATAGCGGTATCTTGATTCGATGCATCTACCGGTGTGTCTGCCCTAGGCTAACCCCTTAATAACGCTGAACGGACGCTAACAGCTGACCATAGCATCGCCGAGATGGCTGGCGGATGGGGAAACCCTATCATGCAGGACGAACCGTCGTTTATTGTGCTTGAAGGATTGTGAGTCCTTAGTCGCATTTAATGTATATCGATTTTCGATCAACCAGACACACTGACTTTGGACGATCAGCATGGTTCTCATTCCATGCATTCTTCTGGCCGTTTTCGCACCTGGCTACCTGTTCCCGCAGATGGCCTCTCGCATGTCCACCCCCGGCCGAGTCCGACTGTTCAGCAAAAGAGAGAGTGAGAAGCCACCGCAGCCTAAGGTTCTGGCAGGTCAACAACAAGCTGTGAACGGGACGGAGACAGTTCTCAATCAAGAACAGACCAAAGAGCAACCGATCTCGACATCCACGACTGTGGAACCAAAGGGCGCCGAGTCTGTTTGAAGGGTGTAATGCAGTTCTAATATTAAGCTGCATGCCTAATACTGATAATTCCTGGGTGGTGTAAACAATTCAGCGACCATGCTTGTTACGCCCTCTCTTTAAGGTTCTTTCGGTCAAGAGTATAATCCTTACCTGTGGACCAGAAGCTGGAAAGCCTGCCTTGAGGCCTAAACATGGCGCTCTCCGTTATCATTGCTTTCATAGTAGTTTCGGATCAATGAACTCAGACAAGGTGGGCGATATCTTTGAGCGTGCCCCTTTACGGTTACAGGAAGCAACCAGAAACCAAGAGTGTGCGGCCGGCCACCGCCGAAGACACTTAATTCCGGAACCTCATAGAAGCCTCACTTTAGTCGCATACATTTGCGCGACTAATGGGACATCTAACCTTTATTACATGTTTTCTACCTTCCACGATTTGAAAACGAATGATGGCGAACAAAACCGATGAAAATTGTATAACAGTCACAACCATCACGACCACCAAGTGGTTGCCCACAAGTCACAAACGCCAACACGCATAACCAGTGGTTTGCCTGTTATCATAACAATGTATGCATCCTCCTCTTTGCTCGTACTCATTCCACATAATCGCAAGGGCTTTCTCCAATATTGAAAGTGCTAACGCGTACCTCGTCACCACAGGTTTGGCTGTCTGTCAATCACAACCTTCTTCTCTTTCtggaaagagaagaagaacaaCACGGGGGATCATCGACCCAAAAACGAGAAGCAGAAAGAACCTGCTTACACCCCCATCACAATGACCAACCAGTTCGACCACCCGTCGCCCTACCCGCCCCTGCGCGGCGCGGTGCGCCCGGTCAGCTACGCCCACCAGTACTACCGGGTGTGCCCgtacggccgccgccgccgcagccacgTGCCGCCACCTCGGTCGCCGCGGTCGCGGCTGCCGCCCCAGCGCGAGGGggacgaagaggaggagaagccgGAGAAACCGACAGGGAACCCCTCGGAGAAGGACTACGAATTGCAGGGGGTGCACGGGCGTGACTTCCAGGCCGAGGCGGACGCGATGAAGAAAacgaaggaggaggagatggtggttgagaaggaggaagaggagaggaAGAGACAGGCGATGCTGGCCTGGATGTCGGCCGAGTCGGAGACGGAAGATAGTGAGAGCGAAAGCGGCGAAGGTACGAGtaagaaaaagaaggggcTTGTGACCTTCGCCGCGTGGGTGATGGAAGGCTAAGGGGGGGGGGTCTTCGAAACGGAGTTGCGAGGAGCAAGAGGGGGGCCATACGAGGATGTGATGGTATTGTATCATCTGAGAGAAAGGAAGTTACAAGAGTGGTGTCCCTAACATCAATGTTGATGTGACATGCATTTGCGAGGCGGAAACCGAGACAGGCATTGTTATGGAGTTAATGCCAGTGACATGAAAGCCCGTCGGCGCATGCGTGCCCTTGTCGGTGTTATTCCACCCAAGCTCGCAAGCGGTAAAGCAAAGCCCATGTAGAGTTGGATTCCCTTACCGACCGCTACTGTAGTCCATGGGGGTTTCGTCTGGAAATATGACGTCTGAGTGTTTGTACCCTAAAACAAAGCACTatgggtttttttttttggaagAGGTCGCCATGATGGTGTGTAAACAAGGCCAAAGCTGAGAAAGAGCATTTACGATGTGCATTGATAACTACCTTACCTTAGTTACCTAAGGACAAACGCATCTGATACACTAGGACGTTAAGCTGTTTATCCTTCTTGGTCACCTAAACAAAATGGTCTTTGCCGAACGTGATAGAGAAGTTCTCTTAATCGAGTTCGAACCATTCGTGATAAAATGTGCCTTGGTCATCGAAGCGGCTTAAAGTGGGTGAGGAAAGTAGGTGAATAGTGGCATCATAGGAAGGTAGTTCAATTCGAGCTCCAATCGACAGATTCCCATGAATTGACTGCCTTTCTAAATGCTGCTGCATGCTTTCTCTTCATCATTTTCTCTTCTTGTTCTGTCTTTGTTCGTGAACAGAAAGGAGATGGTCGTCAGTGAGTGTTGTGGGGAACACTTTGCTCGGATTGGTATAGTTGAAGGCAAAGAGATGCAAGAAAAATATTACTAACGGTAGGAGCAATGTCAGGTTATACGGAGTTCTCCGCATGGGCTTGTCATATTTGAGACAATGCATTTGTTACCTGTGGTTGACGGTGTGAGTCTAGGTTTCAGTCATAACTCAATGGCTGGGCGGTTCCCTGGTACCCCTGGATGTTTATTATGTTCCCATTTTAGGGTGTAGTCTCGGTAATGATCCGACGAGGACCGGGTCAGCCTTGTGAGCCTTGGTCAATCATGATTGGTTGGCCCCTCTTTGCGCTGGCCAAGCATTCTGGCCCCGGCCCTTGTCAGGCCTGGCGCCATCTACACTACACGTTAGGTTCAACGCCGAGCCGCTTTCGTGCCTGGATCGCTGCCCGACCCGCTTTCAGGTTCCTTCCCACCCACCCTCCGATCAGCCTCCATGCCACTCCCCGGCTTGTTACCTTAGGTTGGCAGCTTCCCAGTTCTGATTCACCCCACGGTTGCGCCCGCTTCCAAGATTGACAACAATCGGGATTTTCGCTCGGTGCCCGTTTGGTAAATTCTGCACAGCTTCTCTTTCTTGTATAATCATTTTCTACTGCATTTCGGGTTGTGTTTACATCTTGCGTGACATATATCCATAGTCCCAGGGCATACACAGTCGTGCGATCCCCGCTGCTGCGGCTCATCGTCTTCTCGAGGTGCCCCGTCCAGGTTGCTTTGTTTCTATTCCTCCAAAACAGGGAAGTCGGTGTCGCAGGCCGTTGTGTGTCTCGAGCTGTACGTACCCGCGACTACCGATCGTCTGCTGCTTGCTACCTGCATCCCGATCTGTCGCAGACCAGCCTCCCAGCCTGCAGCGTCCCGAGCAGGCGAACACCCCGCCGATCCCGCTTTTGTTTACTTCCGTGCCTCCAAGTGCACCAGCCGGAAATCTTTCAGTTTATACTTGACTCGTCGATAGGGATAGAATCGCCGGACCGCGCCGCTCGCTTCCCTTCCccacctctctctctctctctctctaccCCGCCGTCCTTCCACGACCGATCCCCACGGCACAGTCTACGGCTCAGACTTTCGCGACGCACCGCAATCGCGAATCGCATCGCTGCCGCCTCTGTCGCAATGAGCCCGGCCAATTGAAGCGACCATGGTTCGTGTCACAGAGGAGCTGGCGCTCTCGCCGGAGCATGTCACTCTCTACTACGCCAGCGACCCGCTACTTGGCCA contains these protein-coding regions:
- a CDS encoding RTA-like protein, with product MDKVDPSMFPSDWDQEDIENAIANYYYSCTHVTPTCPVRATTLGYYPNRGINIFFTIGYAAATVMTLALGLKKKTWSYTGFIAAGCALELAGYGARIPLTDNPWNKNAFETQIVAIILAPTLICISIYLTLKHICLAFNPALSRVRPHKYPFIFVPLDVSCLLVQAIGGSLAASAALSNYKLVQHGNRCIIAGIVLQVVVLSFFGVSAGDYFVRVKRWIKSTEASPEAIALWQDKKLRTFVYAVTAAYSGILIRCIYRIAEMAGGWGNPIMQDEPSFIVLEGFMVLIPCILLAVFAPGYLFPQMASRMSTPGRVRLFSKRESEKPPQPKVLAGQQQAVNGTETVLNQEQTKEQPISTSTTVEPKGAESV